A window from Haloarchaeobius amylolyticus encodes these proteins:
- a CDS encoding nucleotidyltransferase domain-containing protein codes for MRSNSSAEEADGQSDVGGSIELGLPIRDAELFKHGATTYILHFLSDNPDINVSIRQLSKVTPFSERATREAVNVLEPNGLVETFHKGNARRVQINRERLSKPSDPIRSIPQTEYHTPVRIAKQYIVDELADVQGLILFGSVARGEADRQSDIDLWVLVGGDHMQQRHAANKLAKHLEGLQIPPTIAVADAMNADLESAWNEVKETLESDEQNWASAQRHSFEILVETPQSILNQSDRVDAEKLFGEGITLLSSETLDRVKIEVLSDE; via the coding sequence ATGCGGAGTAATAGTTCGGCAGAAGAGGCCGACGGTCAGTCGGATGTGGGAGGGTCTATCGAGCTTGGACTCCCGATTCGAGATGCTGAGCTCTTCAAACATGGGGCGACGACGTATATCCTCCACTTCCTCAGTGACAACCCAGACATCAACGTCTCTATCCGGCAGCTGTCAAAGGTAACGCCCTTCAGTGAGCGCGCAACGCGGGAGGCCGTCAACGTTCTTGAGCCGAATGGGCTCGTCGAAACCTTCCATAAGGGGAACGCACGTCGCGTTCAGATTAACAGGGAGCGACTTTCCAAACCGAGTGACCCAATCCGTAGTATCCCGCAGACAGAGTACCACACGCCCGTTCGAATTGCTAAGCAGTACATCGTCGATGAGCTTGCGGATGTTCAGGGTCTCATTCTGTTCGGGAGCGTTGCCCGTGGAGAGGCTGACCGTCAGTCGGATATCGATCTCTGGGTGCTCGTCGGTGGTGACCACATGCAGCAACGGCATGCCGCGAACAAACTTGCAAAACACTTGGAGGGCCTACAGATTCCCCCAACGATTGCTGTCGCGGATGCGATGAACGCTGACCTTGAGAGTGCGTGGAACGAGGTCAAAGAGACACTGGAGTCCGATGAGCAGAACTGGGCGTCCGCACAACGGCATTCGTTCGAGATACTCGTCGAAACCCCACAATCGATTCTCAACCAGTCTGACCGAGTCGATGCAGAGAAACTGTTTGGCGAAGGGATTACACTGCTTTCGTCGGAGACGCTTGACCGAGTGAAAATAGAGGTGCTCTCCGATGAGTGA
- a CDS encoding DNA-binding protein produces MSDPREILDGLAEAEDAFGHAYGQPTFEPGLNASTDAGEGEVQLQKACRLLELTHRLDELGEYYGAILEHSFIVIEHTFQGYLLAMTGTDPRELRNHTSPYEFAKGQVPLEADTIETLKTLYDARRTEHYYGTTVTTEGQADAMRSVATAVHEHIVSFDPELHRFCNCSSTRE; encoded by the coding sequence ATGAGTGATCCCCGGGAGATTCTGGACGGCCTCGCGGAAGCTGAAGATGCGTTCGGACACGCGTATGGACAGCCAACGTTCGAACCCGGATTGAACGCCAGCACTGATGCTGGTGAAGGTGAGGTACAGCTTCAGAAAGCGTGCCGCCTTCTCGAATTGACGCACCGACTTGATGAACTCGGCGAGTACTATGGAGCGATACTGGAACACTCGTTTATTGTCATCGAACACACGTTCCAGGGATACCTGCTGGCGATGACGGGGACTGACCCGCGAGAGCTACGAAACCACACGTCACCGTACGAGTTTGCGAAAGGGCAGGTACCACTGGAGGCAGACACCATCGAGACGTTGAAAACTCTGTACGACGCCCGCCGGACCGAACACTACTACGGAACCACTGTCACAACAGAGGGACAGGCAGACGCGATGCGTAGCGTCGCCACGGCCGTCCACGAGCACATCGTATCGTTCGACCCAGAGCTTCACCGATTCTGCAACTGTTCGTCGACGAGGGAGTAG
- a CDS encoding DUF7342 family protein translates to MADRNSSDDAPEDVGSFAEPWGKSVADRSTKERVYEVVTGLTDPTPVSEIAGLADCSPGGARTNLQWLDAMGVVEQTASDPVLYRRNEAYFDFLRIERLTREYSRTELESLVEEYETRVDELETELDATEVDDSILADVPFDELEERYDQLSELQTLRRRIRDARQALLRLKRDEDRNS, encoded by the coding sequence ATGGCAGACCGTAATTCCTCGGATGACGCCCCCGAGGATGTCGGGTCATTCGCCGAGCCGTGGGGCAAGAGCGTCGCAGACAGATCAACGAAGGAGCGCGTCTACGAGGTCGTCACAGGACTCACGGATCCAACCCCAGTCTCTGAGATTGCAGGACTCGCAGACTGTTCTCCTGGTGGTGCACGAACGAACCTGCAGTGGCTCGATGCGATGGGAGTCGTCGAACAGACCGCCAGCGACCCGGTACTCTACAGGCGCAACGAGGCGTACTTCGACTTCCTCAGAATCGAACGCCTCACGAGAGAGTATAGTAGGACTGAACTCGAATCGCTCGTCGAAGAGTACGAGACGCGCGTAGACGAACTCGAAACCGAACTTGATGCGACTGAGGTCGATGACAGTATCCTCGCTGACGTTCCCTTCGATGAGCTCGAAGAGCGGTACGACCAGTTGAGCGAACTCCAGACACTCCGCCGCCGGATTCGCGATGCGAGACAGGCACTACTCCGTCTCAAACGCGACGAAGACAGGAACAGTTAG
- a CDS encoding DUF7389 domain-containing protein yields the protein MSTDTDPTNDDERRLPDDFETTEHVTRTDTGASIKITITRGTGTRDQERLEGKVKAPTVEQAKADVDVLFSKLCRLAEAARAFDPSIDTNE from the coding sequence ATGTCGACAGACACAGACCCAACTAACGACGACGAGCGGAGACTTCCAGACGACTTCGAGACGACCGAGCACGTCACTCGAACCGACACAGGGGCCTCAATCAAAATTACGATAACCCGGGGGACGGGCACTCGTGACCAGGAGCGTCTCGAAGGGAAGGTCAAAGCACCGACCGTCGAGCAGGCGAAAGCCGACGTCGACGTGCTTTTCTCGAAGCTGTGCCGTCTCGCCGAAGCCGCACGAGCGTTCGACCCGAGCATCGACACGAACGAATAA
- a CDS encoding AbrB/MazE/SpoVT family DNA-binding domain-containing protein, with product MSSDCADAESKVTGNMATIPARIRRELGIDNGDILRWHIDDDGTIRVRVVKGHTGTLDDFHGYDGDTETDVATDHDVWGVDTE from the coding sequence ATGAGCAGTGACTGTGCCGACGCAGAAAGTAAGGTCACGGGGAATATGGCCACAATCCCTGCGCGGATTCGCCGGGAACTCGGCATCGACAATGGTGATATTCTTCGCTGGCACATCGACGACGACGGGACCATCCGCGTCCGGGTCGTCAAGGGTCACACTGGAACCCTCGATGACTTCCACGGCTACGACGGAGACACAGAAACCGATGTGGCTACCGACCACGACGTCTGGGGCGTCGACACCGAGTGA
- a CDS encoding UPF0175 family protein gives MAIDHRNDGPQETGKLATAIGLYILGEISLGKAAERVGITRWEMEDLLDDLGIDARYGPKSREELDSEVDVALNLDTDSE, from the coding sequence ATGGCGATCGACCACCGGAACGACGGCCCCCAGGAGACGGGTAAGCTCGCGACAGCGATTGGGTTGTACATCCTCGGTGAGATCAGTCTAGGGAAAGCGGCCGAACGTGTCGGCATCACCCGATGGGAGATGGAAGACCTCCTCGACGACCTCGGCATCGACGCTCGCTACGGTCCGAAATCCCGTGAAGAACTCGACAGTGAAGTCGACGTCGCGCTCAACCTCGACACGGACAGTGAATGA
- a CDS encoding DNA-binding protein, giving the protein MYNSNKLSDEVSVPERYRDPTDAYVVEETPTLEATVELEIQAKVDSNHPDVNREALTLEAEERMVARELEIGRTRERWDRAQESTREERCRNDVEAQAATLEGVWKPEPDPRERLSREELGTVNEKAAKIHSRIEHGSSRAAIARQLAERVADGGSILSAVIAVSEAERDRPGTIVPIASLEDVQRREVCIQGRVTQLWESSHPKIAQVGLIEDETGVTKFTSWKRSGAPVVREGELVRLRNVAKNWYQGRVSVAVTGWSRVTFPERDRWWEQ; this is encoded by the coding sequence ATGTATAATAGCAACAAGCTCAGTGATGAAGTTTCGGTTCCAGAACGATACAGAGACCCCACGGACGCGTACGTGGTCGAGGAGACGCCGACGCTCGAAGCGACGGTTGAACTGGAGATCCAGGCGAAAGTGGACAGCAATCACCCTGACGTGAACCGGGAGGCGTTGACCCTCGAAGCGGAGGAACGGATGGTAGCGCGTGAGCTGGAGATCGGGCGGACGCGAGAGCGGTGGGACCGGGCACAGGAGTCAACCCGAGAGGAACGGTGTCGAAATGACGTGGAAGCGCAGGCAGCGACGCTGGAGGGCGTCTGGAAGCCCGAACCCGACCCGAGAGAGAGACTCAGTCGTGAGGAGCTGGGGACGGTGAACGAGAAGGCGGCAAAGATCCACAGTCGCATCGAACACGGCAGTTCGAGAGCGGCCATCGCGAGGCAGCTGGCAGAGCGCGTCGCAGACGGTGGGAGCATCCTTAGTGCGGTTATCGCCGTGAGTGAAGCCGAGCGAGACCGGCCCGGTACCATCGTCCCTATCGCCAGCCTGGAAGACGTGCAGCGGCGTGAGGTGTGTATCCAAGGTCGTGTAACCCAATTGTGGGAGTCGAGCCATCCGAAGATAGCTCAGGTCGGGCTCATCGAGGACGAGACGGGCGTCACTAAGTTCACGTCCTGGAAGCGGTCAGGGGCGCCTGTGGTTCGAGAAGGCGAGCTCGTGCGGCTGCGGAACGTCGCGAAGAACTGGTACCAGGGGCGCGTCTCGGTGGCCGTGACGGGCTGGTCGCGGGTGACCTTCCCCGAGCGCGACCGATGGTGGGAACAGTAG